The segment CAGCGGCACCGGCAGCGTCTGCGCCGGCGTGCCATCGACGATGGCCTGCACGCGCGCGGTAAGGTAGCCCAGCCGCCGCGCCTCGACGGTGACGGGCCCGGCCGGGAGCGCGCGGAACACCGCCTCACCGCGCGCGTTGGTCTCGGCGCGCGCCCGGCCGGCGGTGACCATCGCGCCCGCCACAGGCTGCCCCGTGGTCGTGTCCGCGACGATGACCTTCATCTCGGTGCCGGCCTGCTGCGCGCGTGCCGCGTGCGGCATCGTCACAGCGGTGAGCGCGCAGAGCAGGGCGATATGCCACGCGCGGACGAATCGTTGCTGCATCTTAAGAAACCTCCCCGCGGAGGTGAGTCGGATGTGAGCGAGAGCGAGCCGCCGCCGTGATCGCGACGGCTCGTCACCGGAACGACTCGTCCGGAGGGATTCTGACCCGGGTGGGAGGCTACGGGTATGCGACGATGCGAAGCTCGTCCGCATGAACCAGCAGTTCGTGCTTCACCGGAGCCTCCATCGTGACCAGCGCAACCTGTACGCCTTCACGCCGGGCGAATTTGACCGCAGGGATGAAGTCGCTGTCTGCCGTCACGAGTACAATTCGATCCACAATCCCCCTGCTGGCCAACCATGCGACGTCGAGACCGATCTTCATGTCGACGCGCTTCTGCTTGAGATCGGGAGAGAAGTCGTCCGCCCGCGGTGCGCGACCCGTCCTGGCGATCTCGGCCACTGAACGCTTCTTCAGCACCCAGCCGTCGAACGACAGTTCCCCCGCTCGGAACGCCACGTTGTCCTTGAGCGACAGCTCGCGGATGAACGTGGTCATCTGCGAAAAGGTAGTCGTCGCCGAGAAATCGATGTTCGTACGGGTGAGCGGGTGACACTCGGTGCCACCGAATGGCGGGCAGTGGTAGCAGTAGATGCGGAACAGCTCCTCGTCGGGAGCGCGCACGCACCGCTGGGCGAAATCGTGGACCTCGTCCGCCGTGGGAAGGCGATTCCCGACGGCGTGATACAGGCGGTGGAGAGTGAATCCGAGGTCCAGCAGCACAGCCGTCTTTTTCATAGGATGCGCTGGTTCGGGAGAAAAAAGATCCCTCTCCGGGATGTAGCGCTTGGAGAGGGATCGGGTATAGATGCCGGCCTACCGGCGTTCGGATGAAATGAATATAGTACCCGCGCAACCCCTGTCAAGGCCGTCCAACTGCTACAATTACAGCCCTCTTCCGCGCCAGGGCTCGTTGGCTTCGAGGCAGTCCATCAGCTCGATGTAGACGCGGCGCGCGGCCTCGGTGAAGTCCTCGTCGGAGGCGTCGTCGAACGGGAGCAGCGCGGCACGGATGCGCTCGGAGAGCGAGCCGCTCTCGATCACCCCCGCGATCAACTCCATGTACGGCTGCTCGTCCTTCCTCGCCATCTTCCGCGCGGCGGCCAGCAGCTCGCGCAGGACCGCGCGGACGTCGGTGCGGCCGGTCTCGTCGCGCTCGACGGCCACGTGCGGCGCGGCGACCAGGGCGGCGCTGCCGTCGCGGATGGTGGCGCGGAAGTCCTCCACCAGCAGCTCGTGCGGCGGCAGCGTCATCTTCCCCGCCATCACCCGCCGCGACAGGTGCCTGAGCGCGGCACGCACGAACGCGGCGATCGCCACGTCCATCCGCACGCACTCCTGCGTGTCGAGCACGCGCACCTCCATCGCCCGGCGCGAGAACTTGAACACGGCGCCGCGCGCGTTCAGGAACTCGTGGCGGATGGCCGAGGTGTCGTGCGGGAAGCGGTCGAGCGCCGCGTACATCGGCCCCAGGATCCGCCGGCGATAGTCCGCGAAGCTCTCCACGTACTCGGGGACGAGCTGGCCGCAGCTCTCGGGGATGCGCGCCTGGTGCTCCAGGATCCACGCCAGCCGCGAATCGGCGTGCGGGCGCAGGTCGCCTTCGTACATCGGCGTGCTGGCGGCGATCGCGGGAAGGTAGGGGACGAGCAGCGCGGCCGCGGTGTGCATCGCCAGCGTCTCGCGCTCGTCGCCGAAGGGGAGGTTCAGGTGCGACGCCTGCACGTTCATCCATCCGTGCGTACGCACGTCGAACAGCTTCTCGTAGGTGCCGTAGATGCGCGTCCCCGAGCGCGACCAGAGCCGGCCGTTGCGCGGATCGAACCAGGGGTGCATCCCCGTGGGCATCAGCCGCGCGTCGAACTCGTCGCGGAGGACGGCGACGAAGCGCTGGATCCCCTCGTACAGGATCTCCTCCGCCTGCCGCAGCGAGCGCACGGGCGCGGTCGTCTTCACCTCGAACACGTGGTCGGCGATCTCGTTGCTGAACCCGAGCGCGCCCAGGTGCACGTCGCTCGTCCCCCGCCCGGCCAGGATGCGGAAGGCGGGCTCCACCAGCGAAACGACGTTGAGGTCGCGGTCGACGGTGGGATATTCCAGCTCCATCCCCGCCACCTCGAAGGCGCGGTAGTTCGCGGACCCGTTCTCGCCCGACCGCTTCACCCGCACGGGTCGGCGGATGGAGACCAGCGCGGGCTCCTCCCCCGTCCCGTTGCCGTTAGCCCCGTGTGACGGCGCGCCCTCCTCGATGCGCCGCACGAAGAAGCTCACGATGTCTTCGTAGATGGCGTTGCCGTCCTCGGCGTCCTCGTAGCCGACGTCGAGGTTGGGGTTGTCGTTGATCTCGATCACCACCGGCCCGTCCGCCGTCTCCTTGAGATCGACGCCGTAGAGCCCGTCGCCAATCAGGCGGGCGGCGCGCAGGGCGGCGGCGACCACGTCCGGCGGCGCCTCGCCGCGGGGGACGGCCTCGACCTTCCCGTAGCGCTCCGTCCCCTTCACCTCCGTGCGGATCTGCCAGTGCCCGCGCGCCATGTAGTAGCGCGACGCGAACAGGAGCCGCCCGCCCAGCACGGTGATGCGCCAGTCGAACTCCGTCGGCAGGAACTCCTGGGCGATGAGGAGCGGCGAGCGCGCGAACATCTCCTTCGAGCGCCGGCGGAACTCGTCGCGGCTGGAGATCTTGTGCACCGCCGCGGAGAAGGAGCCGTCGGGGAGCTTGATGACGAACGGGAGGCCCAGCGTCTCGAGCGCGCTCCAGCGGGTCGTCTGCGTGACGATGAGGGTGCGTGGCGTGCGGATCTCCTCGCGGCGGAGCAGCTCCTCGAGGAAGACCTTGTTGCCGCAGCGGATGATGGACTGCGGGTCGTCGACCACGGGCATGTCCAGCGCCTCGGCGCGCAGCGCGAACTGGAACGCCGGCTCGGAGACGCCGGTGAGCGCGCGGATGAAGAGCGCGTCGTACTCCGGCAGCTTGCGCATGTCGCCCAGCCCGATGCGCGCGACGTGCACGTTCTGTCGCGCGGCCACGCGCTCCAGCCGGTCGATGGTCTCCGGCGACGAGGGGCTGAACGGGTCGGCGGGGTCGACTAGGACGGCGATGGAGGCGCGCACCGTCTCGCGCGGCGCCTCGCGGCCGCGGCGGAGGACGCGCGCCTCGTCGCCCAGCGCGCGCGCCAGCTCCGCGTGCTCGTCCGCCGACAGGTGGTGCGGGGGGACGGCGGCCACCTGCGTGACCTTCCACTCCTCGTCCTCGTGCACCAGCTGCAGCCGCAGCACGGGCGCCGGCCACTCGCGGTAGACGGCCAGCGCCGCGCGCTGGAAGCGCGGATCGGCGCAGGTGCCCAGGTAGACCAACGCCTCGACGTACTCCCCCTCGCCCGCCGGCCGGCACTCCCCCTCCTCGCCGCGGACCAGGGGGACGGGGAAGTGGTGGCGCGGCTCCTCCTCCTCGACCTCCTCGCCTTCTCCTGGATGGAGATCGGGCGGCGGGAGATGGAGCTCGCGGCGGCGGACACGCATCTCCGCCGCGTCAATGGTGGCCACGCCGGCCTCCTGCAGCGCGCGGAAGCGCCCATACGGCTCCTGCAGCCCCTCGCACGTCTCCACCGTGGGGATCACCTGCTGCCGCCGCGCGTCCGCGAGGAGGGAGACGTAGTAGCCTCGGCTGCGGTAGCGGGTGGAGCGGCAGAGGTTGACGACGACGGCGCGCGGATCGGCCAGGGCCTCGCCACCTTCGAGATACCGGTCGGCGTCGACGACGGTGCCGGCCGGGAGCCCGGCCGCGTCGCGGGGATCGGAGACGACGACGATGACCCTTCTGCGGTTCACGCGCGCGCCTCCCCGGCGGGCCAGACTTCCAGCAGCACCGCGTCGTAGGTCACGTCGCCCAGCAGGATGGCGTTGGTCAGGCGGTCGGCATCCACCACCAGCTTCTCCGCGTCACCCGGCTCGGGAGGGATCTGCTCGAAGGGGTCGAGGACGATCAGCCGGCGGCCCCACTGCTCGTAGCCGCTGATCACCACGAAGTGGCCGGTGGGCTCGCCGCGCACGTCGTCGTCCACCAGCCGGTCGGTGACGGGGTCCCACCGCTCGCGCGAGTAGCGGTAGAGATAGGTGGCGCTGAGGCCGGCCAGGATGGGGTGCTCGCGGTCGATGATGGACTTGAGCAGCCCCGGCGTGAGCTCCGCGAACGCCAGCTCGCCGCCGAGCTCCAGGAAGTGGATGTAGGCCTGCGCCGCGCGCAGCCGCTTGGCGTCGGCGAGATAGGGGAAGCGCAGGTGGATCTTCTCCGCGAGCTGCGCGGGGGGGAGATCGACCCAGGTGGGATCGAAGATGCGCAGGTCGTACGAGTAGATGCGCGCGTGGAAGCCGCGCCGCAGCGCCGAGATGCCCAGGAACACGGCCAGCGTGCCGCCGTCCTCGTTGCGCTCGAGCGAGGCGATGATCTGGTCGACGTCCACGTCTAGCCCGTAGAAGGAGTAGACCTTCCGCAGGCAGGTGGGGCCGCAGGTCACGTCGTCGGGCTGCACGAAGCGCTGCACGGGCAGCTCGTGCGCCGCGCGGGCCACGAACTCGGTGCGCTCGTCGACCGCCGGCAGCGGGGGTGCGGATGCCATCACTCTGTCTCCTTGACCGTCACTGCGATCTCCGCCGGTAGCGCAACGGGTGTACCAGCTTCGCTGGAGTGCCAAGTGCCAAGTGCCAAGTGCCCAGTGCGCGGCCGCGGCATCGCGCCCTCTCCGGCTCGCTTAGGCTCGCCACCTCTCCCGTACCGGGAGAGGTAGCCCGCCACCATCCGCGCGGACGGCGAGCGCCTTCGCCTCCGACACGATCATAATCGCGCGGCGGAGAAGTCCGCGCAGGCGGACTGTGTGTCGTTGTAGCCGCGACTTCAGTCGCATACTCCCCAACCCCATCGCCACCTCCACCACCCCCAAAACACCGCGCCCGCGGCCGGGATCCGGACGCGGGCGCGATCACCATCAACTCAGCACTCAGCACTCAGCACTTTCGTCCTACGGCCTGACCGCGCGCGGGATCTCGCGCACGCGCGGGCCGCTCTCCACGCGCAGCACGTAGGCGCCGGTGGCGCGCTCGCCCACCGAGTTGGCCACGATCACGTACGGACCCGAGTGCGGCAGGGTGAGCGTGAGGCCCGCGTCGGTTTCGCCCAGCGAGTCGTCGTCGTGCTCGTACAGCGGGCCGTTGGGGTCGTTCACCACCAGCCACGCGTCGAAGTCGCCGGACTGCAGACTGATGGTGATCCGCTCGCCCGCGCGGCCGGTGTACACGTACGCGTCCATGTAGCTGTTGTCGTCGCGCAGCATGTCGCTGGTCGTCAGGCGCCCGCTCACCCCGGCGCCCGCACGGATCGCGGGCAGCCGCCGCCAGTCGAGCCCGGTGATGGACACGCCGCGGGTGTTGCCGCCGCCCGGACGCGCCGATCCCGTGCCGCGCTCCACCGACAGCGTGTACGCGCCCACGTCGCGCTGCCCCACCGTGTTGGCGGCGATCAGGTAGCGCCCCGTGCGCGGCAGCGTGACGGTGATGCGCGAATCGTTGCCGCCGCCGCCGTCGTCGTCGTGCAGGTCCAGCCCGCTGCCGCCCGGCTCCATCAGCACCAGCCACGAGTCGAACGCGCTGGAGCGCATGGTCACCGTGATCTGCTCGCCCGCGCGGCCGTTGTAGATGTACGGGTCGGCGTAGGTGTTGTCGCTGCGCAGGAAGTCGTTGCGCGAGATGGTGCCGGCGACCGTCTGCCCCAGCGCGATGCGCGGCGCGCGGCTCAGGTCCATGTCCTCCAGGTCGCCCTCGCCGCCGCCGCCGTTGTTGTCGTCGTTGCTGCTCACCCGGCCGCTGCCGCGCTCCACGCTGAGCGTGTAGGCGCCGGTGGAGCCCTCGGACATGGAGTTGGCCACGATCAGGTACTGCCCGCTGCGCGGCAGCGTCACCGTCAGCTGCGAGTCGAGGTTGCCACCGCTGTCGTCGTCGTGCTCGCGCAGGCCGCCCGACGGGTCGGTCATCACCAGCCACGAGTCGAACGCGCTGGAGCGCAGCGTCACCGTGATCTGCTCGCCCGCGCGGCCGCTGTAGACGTAGGTGTCGGCGAACGAGCCGTCGGGACGGCGGAAGTCGTTCGTGCTCAGCCGCCCCTGCACCGTCTGCCCCATGGCGATGCGGGGGAGCGAGCCCGGGTTCAGGGCGTCGACGTCGCGCGTCCGCGTGGAGCCGCGCTCGCCGCCGAAGCGCAGGTCGCCGGTGAAGGCCACGCGCCCCGGCTGCGACTGCGTCAGCCGCGTGAGCTCGGTGACAGGAACGGCGAAGTTCAGGTTCTGCCCCTCCGAGAGCACCGCCACGCTCACGCCCACCACCTCGCCGCGCATGTTCAGCACCGGGCCGCCCGACGAGCCGTGGCTGATGGGCGCGCTGATCTGCACCAGCGTCTTCCCCTCCACGCGGCGGATGGCGCTCACGATTCCCGTCGACACCGTGTTCGACAGCCCCTCGGGCGCGCCGATCACCACGATGGCCTCGCCCACCTCGGGAAGGCCGCGGGCCAGCGGGAGGGTGGCGGGGGGATTGGTGATGCGCGGCAGGATGGCCAGGTCGGCCGCGGGGCCGCCGACCGCCTCGGCGTAGGTCGCGGTGCCCAGCCGGCGCTCGTCCTGGGTGACGGCCTCCACGCGCGCCGAGCCCTCGACCACGTGCCGGTTGGTGGCGATGCGGCCGTCGGGAAGGAAGAAGCCGCTGCCGAGGCCGGTCTGCCGCCCCGACCCGTTGTAGGTGTTCAGGGTGATCACCGCCGGGCTGGCGCGGCGGGTGATAGTGACCACGTCGGGCTGCGCGGCCGCGCGGGCGGCGGGAAGCAGCGCGAGCGCGAGCACGACCGGGCTGGTCTTGAGGAAGCGTGGCATCATCGCTGGAAACTCCCGGGCGGGCGCCATGAGCTGGAAGGGAACCGCTGCGCACCCAATCTGCGCGCGGGCGCGGGAGCCGTCCAGTGGATGGGCACAGGCCGTCCACCGCGCCATTGTCCTAACCCGTGGACGGGGGATTCTGTTCCGCGTGCGATCCACCACGGGACGAACGAAAAGGAGAAGGCCAGACGGGGGAAATCGCCGCCTCGCCTTCTTCTCCTCTCAATACCAGATCCGCGGATTGCCTGGCAATCCAGACAAACAGAATGTCTCACACGGAGGGAACGGAGGAAACGGAGAACTGCTCATTCGTCCTCCGTTCCCTCCGTTTCCTCCGTGTGAGACTCTTTTGAATCAGATTTCAATCACGCCGTCGCATGCACGGTCATCCGCGGAATCCGGTATCACTCCGTGGAGTCACAGCAGCCCGCGGCGCTTCACGTCGAGGTAGCGGTTGACGACGTTGGGAACGGCGTCCGTCGGGCGCGAGTCGGCGATGAGGACGCCGCTGCGCTGCATCTGCGTGAGCGCGGCGGCGCGGGCCTGCAGCAGCTCCTCCGCGGCGGCGCGGCGGTAGACGTCGCCGTCGCCCTTCGCGGGGATCTGCGCGGTCGCCTCGAGGTCGGGATTGCGCAGCGCGACGGCGATGGGGAGATGGCGCGAGGCCGCCTTCCCCAGGTGCGCCACCAGCGCGGACGACGCCTGCGCGTCGATGATGTCGGTGAACACCACCAGCAGCGAGCGCCGCCGCAGCTGCTTCGCGAGATACGTGAACGCGGCGGGATAGTTCGGCTCCACCATGCGCGCGTGCACGCCCCCCAGCGCCTCGGCGATGGTGTTGATGCTGCTGCGCGACGGCGGGATGTACTGCTGCACCCGGTCGGCGAACACCAGCAGCCCCACCTGGTCGCCGTGCTGCGAGGCCACGTCGGCCAGGAGGAGCGCGGCGGTCAGCGCGTAGTCCAGCCGCTCGCTGTCGCCCACCTTCTCCGTCATCAGGCGGCCGGCGTCCACCAGCATCACCACGTTCTGGCGGCGCTCCACCTCGTACTGGCGCACGATCAGCTTCGACCGCCGCCCCGTGGCCTTCCAGTCGATGGTGCGCGGGTCGTCGCCGCGCGCGTACTCGCGCAGGCTCTCGAAGCTGCCGCCCTCGCCGCGCTGGCGGACGGGGCGGAAGCCGGCCTCGCGCAGGCGGTTGTGCAGGCCGAGCAGGCGGTAGCGCCGCACCTCCATCACCCCCGGCAGCACGCGCAGCGGATCCCCCCGCTCCACGCGGCGCTGGCGCCACGCGAGCCCCAGCGGGCCGAGGACGCGCACGTGCACGTCGCCGTACTCGGCGTCGCCGCGGCGGTCGGCAAGGAGGGGGAACTCCACGCGCTCGTCGCGGCCGGGGCGCAGCACGATCTCCTTCGCCCAATCGCCCTGCCGCACCAGGATCTCGGGGAGGTCGTCGGTGACGCGGACGCGGGCGGTGCTCTTCCCGCGGTTCTCCAGCATCAGCGTTTCGCGCGAGGTGGCGCCCAGCCCGATGCGCAGGGGCGCGCGCCGCTCCACCCGCAGCGTCGCGGACGGCGCCCACGCCGCGTCGAGGGCGAAGAGGAGCAGCAGCACCGCGTCCACGGCCAGCGCGGCCGGCGCGCTCACCAGGAACAGCGCCGAGAACAGGGCGAGAAGGAGCAGGAACCGCCTGGACGGAAGTGCGTTCAAGATCCAGCGTGACGGATCGGGTGATTGGCGATGGCGTGGGTGACGGCCATCGGTGTCGGCGCGGCGCGGAGGCCCTCTCCCCCCGGCCCCCTCCCCCAAAACCGACTGGGGGAGGGGGAGACCTCAGCACGGGGACAGGGTTCGGCTCGTCGTACCCGGCGCCCGCGCGGCCGCAGGCGGCCCCCTCCCCCGGCCCCTCCCCCGCTGCGCAGGGGAGGGGAGCACTTCGAGCGCGGGAGCGATTCATCTGCCTGCAATCGTAGTTGCATGCAAACACGATTGCAGGCAAACACGATTGCGGGCAGCCGCCACGACTTGCTTCAGCGCGGCGCGGGGAGCGTCTGGAGCAGGCCGCGCAGGCGGTCGTCCACGCGCTGGCCCTCGACCTCGGCCTCGGGGGTGAGGACCACGCGGTGGCGAAGGACCGGCGCGGCCAGCGACTTCACGTCGTCGGGCGTCACGAAGTCGCGGCCGGAGAGCAGCGCCTCGGCGCGCGAGGCCAGGAACAGCGCCACCCCCGCGCGCGGGCTGGCGCCCAGCGCGAAGCTCGGCTCCTCGCGCGTCGCGCGGACGATGCGGGTGATGTAGTCGCGCACGGTGGGCTCCACGTGCACCGCGCCGCACATCTGCCGCAGCCGCACCAGGTCGCCCGCGGCCAGCATCGGCTGCACGCCGTACGTCTCCGGGCGGTCGGCGCTGAAGCCGTCGGCGTAGCGGTCCAGGATGGCGCGCTCGGCGTCGGCCGGGGGATAATCGACCGTGATCTTCAGCAGGAAGCGGTCGAGCTGCGCCTCGGGGAGCGGATAGGTGCCCTCGTACTCCACCGGGTTCTGGCTGGCGAACACGGTGAAGCCCACCGGCAGCGGGCGGCTCTTCCCGTCCACCGTCACCTGGCGCTCCTGCATGGCCTCGAGCAGCGCGGCCTGCGTCTTGGCCGGCGCGCGGTTGATCTCGTCGGCCAGCAGCAGGTCGGCGAAGATAGGGCCGGGGTGGTAGACGAACTCCTTCTTCAGCTCGTCCAGCACGTTCACGCCCACGAGATCGGTCGGCATCAGGTCGGGCGTGAACTGCACGCGCCCGAAGCGCAGGTCCAGCGCCAGCGCCAGCGAGCGGATGGCCAGCGTCTTGGCGGTGCCCGGCACGCCCTCCAGCAGCGCGTGCCCGCCCGCCAGCAGCGCCACCATCATCTGCCGCAGCATGGGATACTGGCCCAGGATCACGCCGTCCAGCCGCTCCAGCACCTCGTGCGCGCGGCCGGCGTCGGCCGGGGGTGGGCCCGTTACGATGCTCACGTTCGGGAGACCTCGTCGATGTATCGGTCCACGTCGCGGGCCAGCGCCACCAAGTCGGCGCTCCGCCCCTTCTTCCATTCCGCCTCCAGCTCCCGCGCCGCCTGTCCCGCGGTGGGATGCGCGGCGAGCCGCTGCAGCATCTCCCCCTCCGCCGCGGCCGTGTGGGGGACGCGCCGGCCCAGCCGCCGCGCCATCCCCGCCAGCAGCAGGCGGCGGGCGGTGTCGCGCGCGCCGGCCTGGAGATAGGCGCCCGCCAGCGCCTCCACGTGCTCCAGCGGCGAGCGCCGGCGCGCGGGCGGCGGCGGCAGCGGCTTCCCGAAGCGCCGCCCGAAGAGGAGGACCAGCCCGAGGAGCGCGGCGGCCACCTGCAGCGCCGCGTGCCCCGCCGGCTCGCGCAGGAGGAAGCGCGTGGTCCCGCCGATCACGCTCCCGCCGGTCTTGAAGCCGTGGTGGTACTCGTCGAACCAGAGCGCGCGCCGGTCGCCCGCGTCCACCGCGGTGCGGGCGAAGAGGATGGCGGCGCGGCTCCGCTTCAGCCGCCCGTTGACCAGCGGGAGCGCATCGGACCAGGCGATCACCCGCCCCTTCCCCAGCCGGTAGTCGACCACGACGGGGGTGCGGCGCGCGCTGGCCAGCACCGTGGCCGTGCCGTCGAAGGCGCGCGAGGAGCGCAGGAAGCCGGTCCGGAAGCCGTCCACCGTCCCCACCCCCTCGGTCAGCCGGTTCGCCTCGGCCGTGGCCGTGGCGCCGTGGTAGCGCCGGGTGGTGGTGCGCAGCGTGTCGCGCGCCAGCGAGGTCACCCGCAGCCCCAGGGAGTCGGCGGTCTCGTCGTCGAGCCGGGCGGCGTAGATCACCGTCCCCCCGCGGCGCACCCACTCGGCCAGCGCGTGCAGCTCGCCGGAGCTGGGGGTGAGCATGGGCGAGAGGAGGACGAGCGGGCCGGCCAGCGAGTCGGCGTCGAGGAAAGGCTGCATCCGCCGCCGGGTGGGCACCTTCAGCTCCGTCAGCACATCGCGCAGGGCGCGCGCGCCGGCGGGTCCAGCGACGAAGGTGGACGGGCGCGGGTCGTCGGCGGTGGCCTCGACGCGGCGGCCCGTGAGCACCGCGATCAGCAGCACCAGCACGATCAGCAGGGCCAGGAAGGCCACGTCGCGGCGGCTACCCATGGGCCGCTCCCTTGGCCGCGGCGCCCTTCATCCGCTCCCACCCCTCGGCGTCGAGCGCGCGCCCGCCGAAGGCCACGGGCTCGAACAGGCGCAGGAAGCCGTTCAGCGCGCGCGCCGCGTCGGGATGCTTGCGCACCTCGCGGCGGTAGTCGCCCGGCGTCTTGCTGGCGTCGAAGCGCACCACGCCCAGGTCGTCCAGCCGCAGCAGCAGCGCCTGATAGAGCGCCGCGGCGGCCTCGCGCAGCTTTCCCTCCGCGGCGAGGCGGGCGGCCTCGGCCTCCCAGTCGGCGGCGGTGCGGGCACGCGGCGCCTTCGTCCTGGCCGCGCCGGGCTCGCGCTCGCCCTGCTGCGAGACCTTGAGCGCCGTCCACGCCAGGTGCGCGATCAGCGCCAGCGCCGAGATCCCCAGCCAGCCGATGATGATCCAGAAGAGGAGGGGATGGGTGGTGCGCAGCTCGGTCAGCCGCTCCAGCTGGCCGCCGATCCACGCCCAGATCTTCTCCAACTGCTGGTTGAGCCACTCGCCGATGCCGTGGCGCTCGCGGTACTCGGGGCGCTGGTAGACGGTGGTCACCGCCTTCTGCACCTCGGCGACGCTGGGGAGGGTGGCGGGCACGGCTCACCCCCTCCGCATGGCGCGGCGGACGCGGCGAACGGTCGCCGGCGGGGCGGGGTGACGAGGGGTCACGGGCGGTGCGGAAGACGGCGCGGGAACGCGGGAAACGGCGCGCCGGGACTGCGGGCGCGGGCGGCGGAAGCTATGCGGTCCGGCCGGCGCGTGTCAATCCGGACGGGACGAAACGAGCGGCCGGGCGCGTCTCCGCCGCCCGGCCGCTCTGGGTCTCCGTCGAACGCGAGGCGATCAGCCCCAGCGCGGCGTCTCGGGGGCGGGGCCCTGCCCCTGCGGCCCGCCGTAGCCCTGCGGATAGCCGGGCTGGGGATAGCCGTAGGGCGGCTGGCCGGGCGCGGCGAGCGCCTCGGTCATCATCTGCACGTCGAGCGCCTCGGTGCGCACGCGCCGGTCGTAGTACAGCAGCACCGTCGCGCCGATGGAGAAGGGGAGCGTGAGGGTGCGCAGCAGGCCGCCCAGCAGCTGCCCGATGACCTGGTACGGCGCCGCCCGCGCCATGTCGCCCTCCGAGACGATCACCCCGAAGATGCTCAGGCCGCCGCTCACCGCGCCGCCGGGGAGCCCGGAGATCAGCCCCGCGACGAACACCACCAGGAACACCTCGAGCCATGCGTCCTTGATCAGCTGCCAGGAGCGGGCGATGGCGTCGAACGGGCCCAGCCGCTCCAGCACCACCGCCGGGGGCACCGCGAAGGAGGCCAGGAGCACCACGAACATCCCCACCACGAACGCCAGGCAGCCGAGCATGGCCATGAAGGTGACGGCGATGTAGGCCACCAGCAGCGGCAGCGCGCGCGACAGCCCCCGCTTCAGCGCCTCGCCGGTGCTGACGGGGGTGCCGGTGTAGGCGCGCGAGAACTGGTAGGTGACGCCGCCGATGGCCGTGACGCCGCCGATCATCGCGGGGATGGTGAGCACGGCCAGCGCGATCAGCAGCCCGGGCGTCGCGCCGCTGAACGGGGCGCTCTCGGGGCTGAAGGAGCCCCCCAGCAGGGCGTAGACGGCGGACCACGCGATCACGGGAAGCTGCGGGACCAGCGCCGTCAGGAAGAGCGACGCGAACTGCCGCCGATAGATGGTGAACGCGCCGTCCAGGATCTCGCCGAAGCTGAGCGGCCTGAGGTTGGAGAAGGACATGTGGGTGGGTCCGGGAGAAGATGGGGCCTGAACACGCGAAAGGCGGGGCGATCCAAGCTAGACAAGCCCGTTCGGGAGGTCAAGCGCGCGTAAACAGATGCGGTCAACAAAGTTCTCGCACGCGGGGCGACGGATCGGAGGCCTGATAGCGGATTCCAGGATCAACTGTGCATTGGACTCAGGAATTCCTTCCTCCAATGATTACGCGGAGGCGCGGAGAACAGCGGAGAACTCAGCGCCGGAGTGAGTTCTCCGCGTCTCCGCGTCTCCGCGTGAGACCCTTCTTTGTGATCTAGTTGATCGACACGGCGACGGAGTCGGACGTGGTGCCGGGGATGGGGCGGTGGCTCGCGTCGGACCAGTAGAGCAGGATGTGCGTCGCCCCCGCCGGGAGGCGCGGAAGCGTCCAGCGGTAGGTCGTGCCGCTCACCCGCAGCACGTCGGCGCTGCCGGGCATCAGCTCGGCGGTGCCCACGCGCGCGTGCACGTGGCGGCCGGCGGCGGGGTCCGAGCCGTCCGGCCGCAGCTCGGCACGCGCGTCGAAGGTCACCGTCAGCGGCTGGTCGAGCGACGCGCCGGGCCGCGGGTCGTCGATGGTGATGCGCGGCGCGCGGTCCACCTTCGTCGTGTCCGCGCCGCCGCCGCGCAC is part of the Longimicrobium sp. genome and harbors:
- a CDS encoding DUF4350 domain-containing protein, whose product is MGSRRDVAFLALLIVLVLLIAVLTGRRVEATADDPRPSTFVAGPAGARALRDVLTELKVPTRRRMQPFLDADSLAGPLVLLSPMLTPSSGELHALAEWVRRGGTVIYAARLDDETADSLGLRVTSLARDTLRTTTRRYHGATATAEANRLTEGVGTVDGFRTGFLRSSRAFDGTATVLASARRTPVVVDYRLGKGRVIAWSDALPLVNGRLKRSRAAILFARTAVDAGDRRALWFDEYHHGFKTGGSVIGGTTRFLLREPAGHAALQVAAALLGLVLLFGRRFGKPLPPPPARRRSPLEHVEALAGAYLQAGARDTARRLLLAGMARRLGRRVPHTAAAEGEMLQRLAAHPTAGQAARELEAEWKKGRSADLVALARDVDRYIDEVSRT
- a CDS encoding MoxR family ATPase, producing MSIVTGPPPADAGRAHEVLERLDGVILGQYPMLRQMMVALLAGGHALLEGVPGTAKTLAIRSLALALDLRFGRVQFTPDLMPTDLVGVNVLDELKKEFVYHPGPIFADLLLADEINRAPAKTQAALLEAMQERQVTVDGKSRPLPVGFTVFASQNPVEYEGTYPLPEAQLDRFLLKITVDYPPADAERAILDRYADGFSADRPETYGVQPMLAAGDLVRLRQMCGAVHVEPTVRDYITRIVRATREEPSFALGASPRAGVALFLASRAEALLSGRDFVTPDDVKSLAAPVLRHRVVLTPEAEVEGQRVDDRLRGLLQTLPAPR
- a CDS encoding DUF4129 domain-containing protein, which codes for MPATLPSVAEVQKAVTTVYQRPEYRERHGIGEWLNQQLEKIWAWIGGQLERLTELRTTHPLLFWIIIGWLGISALALIAHLAWTALKVSQQGEREPGAARTKAPRARTAADWEAEAARLAAEGKLREAAAALYQALLLRLDDLGVVRFDASKTPGDYRREVRKHPDAARALNGFLRLFEPVAFGGRALDAEGWERMKGAAAKGAAHG
- a CDS encoding DUF58 domain-containing protein, whose product is MNALPSRRFLLLLALFSALFLVSAPAALAVDAVLLLLFALDAAWAPSATLRVERRAPLRIGLGATSRETLMLENRGKSTARVRVTDDLPEILVRQGDWAKEIVLRPGRDERVEFPLLADRRGDAEYGDVHVRVLGPLGLAWRQRRVERGDPLRVLPGVMEVRRYRLLGLHNRLREAGFRPVRQRGEGGSFESLREYARGDDPRTIDWKATGRRSKLIVRQYEVERRQNVVMLVDAGRLMTEKVGDSERLDYALTAALLLADVASQHGDQVGLLVFADRVQQYIPPSRSSINTIAEALGGVHARMVEPNYPAAFTYLAKQLRRRSLLVVFTDIIDAQASSALVAHLGKAASRHLPIAVALRNPDLEATAQIPAKGDGDVYRRAAAEELLQARAAALTQMQRSGVLIADSRPTDAVPNVVNRYLDVKRRGLL